Below is a genomic region from Parus major isolate Abel chromosome 22, Parus_major1.1, whole genome shotgun sequence.
TCTTCCCCAGAAGCCCCGACTGGACTTGGAGGTGACATCACCTGAGGTGGGCATCCAAGTGACAGTGACAAAAGGACACCTTTCCAGGACCTTCCGCCAGGCTGCCATCCTGGTGGTTGCTGTGACCAAGCTCCTAAAGCAGCCATCGCACAAGGACTTTGCTGATAGTGACCTGGGCAGCTTCTTGGATGATATTTTTGGTACGAGGGTGATGTCAGGGGTGTCACCCCAGTCAGAGGATATTCTTGGGGGATCCTCTTGGACCTGGGAGCAGCATCCTGCTGACTGTCTCGCTCCCCACAGAGCCCATCTCCTTCCAGTGCATCAAGGGCAGTTATACCAGGCCACCCGTTTTCCGCTACACTCGCTCCCAGTCCTTTGACATCCTGGACATTGACCACAAGTGCTTCGTACTGGAGTCACCCACCCAGCTGGTGGCCCTGCACCTGCAGGGACCCTCTGCAGGACAGAAAGGTGAGAGCATGTGctcccatcccagtgtccctgtccctaaATCCAGGAACACCCAGGAGCCACTCCACAACCCCAGGATCACCCACTTACCtgtcccttctctctgcagTGAAGCTCAACATTGCTCTGTACCGTCCCCGGTCATCACAAGGCGGTCCAGGGTCTGGAAGGGCACCGGTGGCATTGGGTATCAAGGGCTACCAACTCTATATGTCATGTGTGATGAGTGGCACCAAGCccatgctgcagctggaggtgagCAGGGGGTCCCACCAGTCTGTCCTCTGTGCAACTGGGGGCTCCATTCCACCTTGACCCTGATTTCACCCCCCTGGCTATAGGAAGCTGACATCAGGAGGGATATTGAGAGTGTGGAGCTGACCCGATTCATCTTCTACCGCCTGGACAGCCCAGCTGAGGGGACCACCCGCTTTGAGTCGGCCGCCTTCCCCGGCTGGTTCATTTGCACTTCCCTGCAGCCCCGCCAGCCTGTAAGCATCACGAACACCCCAGACCAGGTGAACATTGCTACCTATGAGCTGAGTGGGCGCTGAGGATGCTGCATCAACCCAATCGGCAGTCACCGGTTTTCAGGCTGTATGTACCAAGTACAACCCCCTGGGACACAACCCCCATCCCCATCTATTTCATGTGAAATAGCAGCTCTGGGCCCCATGGGCTCGAGCCACCCcagtctttatttatttattgtgtctGCCCATTGCTTTGATACTTATTTATTGTGCccccttatttatttttgcttttaacttGTATGTGAATGGaggtggaaataaaatgttttctaggACAGCATTCCTCAGCTCATTTCTTATGGGGGATGGAGTTATGgatgggaaaattattttgctttggcTGCTTTTTGGGTGAAAGCTCAGGGAGTGAGGGgccaccccacagcccagggaccATCCTGACTCATGCAGGACCCTCCACCACTCTGTCTCCATGCCTACACCATAGCTGGGAGGTGGCTGGGGCAGGCATCCCATGGTGGATTCCCAGCAGCCCCGGTATCTGCCTGGAACTGTCACTTttgccccagctgcagccagcacatgGCATGGTGGGCCACAGTGCAGCAGGACAGTGATGTGGTGTGGCATTACAGGGTGTGGCACGACATCACATAGCATGATGTGGTGTACCATATCATGCAATTTCACACCACACCATGCCTTATCATGTGGCACAGCATGGTGCAGCACAGCATGGTGTGCCGTGGCATGGCGTGGTATTGCATGGCACGGCATGGTACGGCACGACACGACACACGGTGCAATGGCACGTCGTGACCTGGCTCAGTGTAGCATGACATGGCTTGTCACGGCTTGACAACGCGTGTCATCGCAGGCACCCACCCTGCCCCGCCCCAGCGGCTGCGACCGCCGGAGGGGACTCGTTGTCACCGCCCCCTACCCCCCTCAGCCAATAACGGAGCCAAAGCCGGCGTTTGGCTCTCTCCATTGGTCGATTTGAAGAAGGCGGTGGCAAATGAGGACGGCGCGGCGGTTGTTGGG
It encodes:
- the LOC107213896 gene encoding interleukin-1 receptor antagonist protein-like, whose translation is MAFVPDLDTLESGSLNEETLYGPNCLCLQKKPRLDLEVTSPEVGIQVTVTKGHLSRTFRQAAILVVAVTKLLKQPSHKDFADSDLGSFLDDIFEPISFQCIKGSYTRPPVFRYTRSQSFDILDIDHKCFVLESPTQLVALHLQGPSAGQKVKLNIALYRPRSSQGGPGSGRAPVALGIKGYQLYMSCVMSGTKPMLQLEEADIRRDIESVELTRFIFYRLDSPAEGTTRFESAAFPGWFICTSLQPRQPVSITNTPDQVNIATYELSGR